From the Glycine max cultivar Williams 82 chromosome 11, Glycine_max_v4.0, whole genome shotgun sequence genome, the window atatatatatatatatatataatgaactaatctttttgtgaaattttgcaTGTATTTATAAGTACTATGAAtttcttcaatttatttataaataagaaataatccatttatcaaattattttacagTTTTCATATTCTcaatttgaatattattttttgtataatatCTGTGTCAAAGAATCGTGTTACAGCTCAAGTGTTTTTTACTTGATTGCATGGTGctattgttttttattacatACTGATCTATATATTCTTTGAGTCTATTCTTAAAAGCTGATATTAATTTGTGTGACTGTGACCTTAATTAACAGGTGCATGTTTTCTCACCTGATAAAGATTGTTCTTCAATGGTTGGCAAAAAATGTCAAGAACATCTTCAAGCAAAATCATCATCAATATCGCCTTCAACTACGgatgataataatgatttaCCACCTGGTTTTAGACCCATTATTGATGTCTCTAGAATTCCTCAAATTAAATGGAAATGTCCTCCTTCGGTAATGACATGttagaaatttataaaaataaatgttgaatCTTTTCCATCTTGTCTTGCCCTTTCATGTTTTACACTCACCGTACcatgttttcttttatattttttatattctttttagtttgttggttttatattatttgttctCCTTcataaatttgtatatttatacTTTTGAATACAGGTTGTTTTGAATTCTGGGTGGCGTATGGCAGCTGGTGAAGAAAGTACAGAGAAAGATAATCAGAAGCAAAGAGAACTGAAAAAGCTTGAAGCAGTTTATCCTCGTGATTCTCACATTCCTGCTGAGTAcgtaaaatatcatatttatcgAGAAAGTCTTGCGCAGTACTAAtttgtttccctttttcttactaaaattgaattcattttatttttcttccttttgttgCATAGTCCTTTTGTTTCTTCGGATGTGGAGAATGAATTAGGTTACGATGATAGCGACACTCCTCTGGTCCCTCTTGAGTCCGAAGAGGATGTGGAGAATGAATTAGGTTACGATGATAGCGACAGTACTCCTCTGGTCCCTCTTGAGTCCAAAGAGGATATTGCTATTTCAACAGTACCCCCGTCAAATCTGGGGGAGGCAGATGTTGCTACAGCTTTGGCTACTGTAATGGCCATCGTAAAACACAATGAGGAACCAGGGAACTCCATTATTGATGCGAATTTCATCCTTCGATTGGCCAATGACCCGAAAATGTTGAAAGAATTGACTGATTCAAACAATAATAATCCTGAAAATGCATCTCTCACTATGCCTGCACCTCCTCAAATTACAGCAACAGCACAAACATCTCCACCACCTTCTCTGAAACGAGGAACAAAGCGAGCAATACCATCTGGGAGCGAAAGGAAAAGTTGCTCCGAACAGGCGTGGCCCTCTGGTGGTTCAGTGTCTTCGTCTCAACCACGTGTTGTGAAGAAAGATGTGGATTATTATAGGAACCAAGTAACAAAAAATGACTCTGGCAAGGTTAATAAACAATGCAAATTCTACAACACTTCGAAGGGTTGCCGCAATGGCTCTCGTTGTCGCTTTCAGCATACCTCAGTTTGGAAGATGTGAAATTATTCTGATGGTGGAGGCATATGGAGACTAAGAAATGGGaaactgtttttattttaatatttatgtaggGTTAAGTTTAAGTACCTgtgtttttctttctaatattgGGAAACCCCGATAAAGTTTACCTTGAACCTTGAGTGGATGCTTTGGTAATTCTTAATTTGACGGAATCAATGGTGGGATTTAGAAATTGGAGTTagcttttttatatttctaaaatttgaatgaaCAGGTGTTTTCGTTGACACcactcctattttttttttttataaataaaaggtaattattattattattgaaaaaaatagtatttcagttatgaattttgttttatatttttcagatttataattttttgctaACTGTTTGCTTTTTACTAACAGGATAAACTTATAAGGTGTTGTAAAATTAGATAActaaattcaccaaaaaaagtatagttaactaatatataattttaaatgcctaatgtgatgataaaaaaatattttgtaagaaaaaataagatctagataataataataataataataataataataataataataataataataatagaggaTAACTTAGAAAGATTAATTTGAAAAACgagttattttgtttataaagaattataaatgtttacaattcaaggaaaataataatgggatgattgattgatttgtaaaaataaaaataatatataacaagTACATAAAATGTTGTTCAAGATGTCAATtccataaaaaattgttttacgATTGAAATACGAAGAAAATTAAAGATGATGAATGTGCAATTAAATATGAAACTTTTATATACTGTTATTTGATCTTATGATTTATCATTTACTATTTTCACTTTAatattccaatttttattttcttaatttggtcCTTTAATTTGCATCGTCCAACAAgcttatcatttaataaaaaaaactaaattaaataacaggatctaataattaattttgcttatatatAGTTATAGAGATAATTCTTGCTCCAAAATACTTAAAAATCTTTTGGATTAAACAGTGTCGTATTGCTCTCATGAGTCATAAAGAGTTCAAGTACGTAATCTAACAAGTAACGATTAAGTATTCAATTACATTGATAAATCAAAAAACTATTCACAATAGTTATAGATGTGATTCACTCCAAGAGGCTTTTTAAATGCATATTACTcgtttcaccaaaaaaaaatgcctATTACTCtccttttataaatattaattaaatattttgtgcatgataaatatgaatattaCGAAGCTAATCACATAAATTCTTTCAGATCTGGAAGACATACAagacttcaaaatcaattcctATTTAAGCaattattacaaataatttattaaaaatggcTGCGTCTTGTCTCTCGAAACAAATTAACCGTAGTTATAGAACTATctttttgtaaacaaaaaaactccTTCCATAACAAGTCAGGCACTTAGTACTAGCTAGTcatccaattttctttataatatcAACCTTACTTTGTGTATGATATCCATTATGCTTTTGGTTTACATTGCATTGCATGTAGCACAAACTATATATACTTATTTGTCTCacacaaattataaatttttttatcctgtgtttggatggagaaatttaacCAGGTAAAATATTTCAACAGAAATATTAAATTGTCTTTCAATAATCTAATATGTTTGGATGGaacattttaaaagtaattaaaatgctGTCATTTTTACaaagtattttaatatactaatttgagagaatttgaaattctcattaaaaaacaaaaaaattaaaattcccgTATCCCTCCCTCTCGCCGGTGGAAGCAAAACAACGGTGGAGATAATTTTCGTCTATCCAGTGATGCAAATCACCGACCCAAACGGTCTTGTTCTCGGCGCTGGATCCCAGGTGGTGCGCTTGCGGCACCTGCTGCTGCTGGTACTGGTGGTAGGCCATGTAGGGCTGCGGCGGCGCGTAATGTTGAGGCGGCATCATGTGGTGCTGCATTACCATCGTCGTCGTCGGGTATTGCATCGGCATCCACTGCGGCGGCATGGCCACTGGCTGAGGCGGCGACGTCCGCTGCTCCGTCGCTTTCGAATCAGAGCTCTCTCattattatttccttttctaaGACCGAAAAtacgaaaaaataaaaaataaaaaacacaaagagGCAACGCCAGGCAAGTTCGTTGGTTACGCTtttgagtgagagagagagaaaagggtTGAATCTGGATTTTGAGAGAGGTCAGGGTTGTGTAAAGGTctaagaagatgatgatggatTCATGGGTTGGCTTCGTGAACGCGGTTGTCTTTTCCACCGTTGGATCAAGGGGTGGAATTCGATCTCAACCGTTGATCTATTACCGAGGGATATGCATAACActagttattaaatattttgattaaaattattttgattatttaattattaaatatttaaatatttattattatatattttataacattaaatttattttgaatatttaactatttaaaaaatgactcatgtttattttcattcaatattaaaatttaaatttttaaataaatatttaaaaatgaaaatttgaatttcattaaaattgaattaatttatccaaacaagaaaattaaaatacaagaaattgaattacctcatccaaacaaaatatttataaaatgaaaggaatttaaATCAAGGCAATCAAAAtagagtgaatttgaattttctagaAATCTTTAAATTCCTCATCCAAACATAGTTATAGATTTTATTAGGacaagtaaatatatatatatatatatatatatatatatatatatatatatatatatatatatatatatatatatatatatatatatataattcagaaCTCATTGATTTACCCTTTAATCCGTTATCAAGAGGAAGTATACATGATACAGGATGGATGGGTCGTTTAGGCGcagtttggataaatttttactGTTTGAAAGGTGGATGAACTCATGGTGTAATTTGTTTTAGTGGGAATTGTGTCTAGGAGTGTGTCTGATCACTGTGTTGTGGTATTGAGGGAGAAGGTAGGATTGGGGACCCAAACCCTTCATTAGTTCCTAAATTG encodes:
- the LOC102661359 gene encoding zinc finger CCCH domain-containing protein 30 yields the protein MAAGEESTEKDNQKQRELKKLEAVYPRDSHIPADPFVSSDVENELGYDDSDTPLVPLESEEDVENELGYDDSDSTPLVPLESKEDIAISTVPPSNLGEADVATALATVMAIVKHNEEPGNSIIDANFILRLANDPKMLKELTDSNNNNPENASLTMPAPPQITATAQTSPPPSLKRGTKRAIPSGSERKSCSEQAWPSGGSVSSSQPRVVKKDVDYYRNQVTKNDSGKVNKQCKFYNTSKGCRNGSRCRFQHTSVWKM